From Spirochaeta lutea, one genomic window encodes:
- a CDS encoding ATP-binding cassette domain-containing protein — MIESITFTRGYPTKLRGIGKKTITLNPRLNVLYGPNGAGKTTILHALARAAGCSQGGWSGTDDQVHLDALAGQKAPSRQITLEEPPYSARILWDGRPVFYQDCYADTGKSLISEDYLERHAYLRSSGEQRIGLVNELINFMDERFLTYKLPRDARPTLLLDEVDNHIGMAAQSVFWDDIISQLCKKYQLVISTHSIFPLLLQRDNSLRRDTIHMLEPRYGDICLEQLGKAIEYYNRQHSDLKSPGAW; from the coding sequence ATGATCGAGTCTATTACATTTACCCGAGGCTATCCTACTAAACTCCGGGGAATCGGCAAGAAAACCATTACCCTAAATCCCCGGCTGAATGTCCTCTACGGTCCCAACGGCGCGGGCAAAACGACCATACTGCATGCCCTGGCCAGGGCTGCGGGCTGCAGCCAGGGGGGCTGGTCGGGAACCGACGACCAGGTTCATTTGGACGCCCTAGCGGGGCAGAAGGCCCCCAGCCGTCAAATCACCCTGGAAGAACCTCCCTATTCAGCCCGGATACTTTGGGACGGCAGACCGGTGTTTTACCAGGATTGTTACGCCGATACCGGAAAGTCCCTAATCAGCGAGGATTACCTGGAGCGCCATGCCTACCTGCGGTCATCCGGGGAGCAGCGCATCGGCCTGGTGAACGAGCTCATCAATTTTATGGATGAGCGGTTTCTTACCTACAAGCTTCCCCGGGATGCCCGGCCGACCCTGCTCTTGGACGAGGTGGACAACCATATCGGTATGGCCGCCCAATCGGTGTTCTGGGACGATATAATCAGTCAGCTATGCAAAAAATACCAGCTGGTCATTTCTACCCACAGCATCTTCCCCCTGCTGCTCCAGCGTGACAACAGCCTCCGCCGGGATACCATCCACATGCTCGAACCCCGGTACGGCGATATCTGCCTGGAGCAGCTGGGCAAAGCAATAGAGTACTACAACCGGCAACACTCCGACCTGAAATCTCCCGGGGCCTGGTAG
- a CDS encoding PAS domain-containing protein — translation MKRSSDMAEYLENQTLTSRLEAYAQGLGQGKNTRSHFDDFQDDLSQAGPYEVNTVIHRIVDQELSKPEPDLLGLKTLVARFIRACGTGLEQSGIPAYPPESPLATLSRDHRTLQSHLARVSAAIKDWATNRGTRAGIPELIQALESALTPLKNHYQTLQNEVFPRLEKTAPDHHRCVQLMWTIQDDVLGWGNEVLGLLKNQGDFHAINTTLGRFILDARSLIYREERILFPVVHQMAGFTWQSPGTTRPATPEPHTAAGWETTGGQSPGPFRTPTGSLTAQQLQAIFKTLPVDITVIDSEDRVQYFSDTPDRVFPRSPGIIGRKVEDCHPPRSMHRVRSIVDDLKSRRKDKVQFWLNAGGTKVLIEYYALRDEEGRYLGTMECSQNIGPIQALSGEKRLEPPGGENLQEDDSPQAPPSHGASSPGEGRSRRPGQPPEAGV, via the coding sequence TTGAAAAGGAGCAGCGACATGGCCGAATACCTGGAAAACCAAACCCTCACCAGCCGCTTAGAAGCCTACGCCCAGGGCCTGGGCCAGGGCAAGAACACCCGAAGCCACTTTGACGACTTCCAGGATGATCTATCCCAGGCAGGCCCCTATGAAGTCAATACCGTCATCCACCGCATTGTGGATCAGGAGCTTTCAAAACCCGAGCCCGATCTTCTCGGCCTAAAAACCCTGGTTGCCCGATTCATTCGGGCCTGCGGCACCGGCCTGGAACAATCCGGCATTCCCGCCTACCCCCCGGAGAGCCCCTTGGCCACCCTATCCCGGGACCATCGTACTCTCCAAAGCCATCTTGCTCGGGTTTCCGCCGCTATAAAAGACTGGGCAACCAACCGTGGAACCCGTGCAGGAATCCCTGAGCTCATCCAGGCCCTGGAAAGCGCTCTGACTCCCTTAAAAAACCACTACCAAACCCTGCAAAACGAAGTCTTTCCCCGCCTGGAGAAAACCGCCCCGGACCACCACCGCTGCGTCCAGCTCATGTGGACCATCCAAGATGATGTGCTTGGCTGGGGAAACGAGGTTCTGGGCTTACTAAAAAACCAGGGTGATTTTCATGCCATAAATACCACCCTGGGCCGGTTCATCCTGGATGCCCGGTCTCTCATATACCGGGAAGAGCGGATCCTCTTCCCCGTGGTCCACCAGATGGCGGGCTTCACCTGGCAGTCTCCGGGAACCACCCGGCCCGCCACCCCCGAGCCTCATACCGCCGCCGGTTGGGAAACTACCGGAGGGCAATCACCCGGACCGTTCCGGACTCCCACGGGCAGCCTCACAGCCCAACAGCTCCAGGCAATTTTCAAGACCTTGCCCGTGGATATCACGGTCATCGACTCCGAGGACCGGGTGCAGTATTTCTCCGACACCCCGGACCGCGTCTTTCCCCGTAGTCCAGGCATCATCGGCCGGAAGGTAGAGGATTGCCACCCGCCCCGGAGTATGCACCGGGTGCGGAGCATTGTGGATGACCTGAAATCCCGCAGGAAGGACAAGGTTCAGTTCTGGCTGAATGCCGGGGGTACCAAGGTCCTCATCGAATACTACGCCCTCCGGGACGAGGAGGGGCGATACCTGGGCACCATGGAATGCAGCCAGAACATCGGGCCCATCCAGGCCCTATCCGGAGAAAAGCGCCTGGAACCCCCGGGAGGGGAAAACTTACAGGAAGATGATTCTCCCCAGGCTCCCCCGTCCCACGGAGCCTCGTCCCCCGGGGAGGGCAGGAGCCGGCGCCCCGGGCAGCCCCCGGAGGCTGGGGTATGA
- a CDS encoding BrnA antitoxin family protein: MKTIHGFSPLTEEQKQRLEKLSKLPDSDIDTSEIKEWSDEDFAEAKQFQEVYRPKKQQITVRIDVDVLMWLKSHGKGYQTLMNDLLRKEMLEEINKGA; encoded by the coding sequence ATGAAAACGATACATGGGTTTAGCCCACTAACAGAGGAACAAAAACAGCGTCTTGAGAAGCTGTCGAAGCTTCCTGATAGCGATATTGATACCTCAGAAATCAAGGAATGGAGCGATGAGGACTTCGCAGAAGCAAAACAGTTCCAGGAAGTATACCGACCGAAGAAGCAGCAGATTACTGTGCGGATAGATGTAGACGTGTTGATGTGGCTCAAGAGTCACGGGAAGGGGTATCAAACCTTGATGAACGACCTTTTACGGAAGGAAATGCTTGAAGAAATAAACAAGGGTGCCTAA
- a CDS encoding BrnT family toxin has protein sequence MIFEWDEKKNEINKSRHHISFEDARYVFADPFAVTRVDYNEEEPRWQIMGHIGTELLVLAVYAMRNRNGEEVIRIISARKATS, from the coding sequence ATGATCTTTGAGTGGGATGAGAAGAAGAACGAGATAAATAAATCGAGACACCACATCTCATTCGAGGATGCGAGATATGTATTTGCCGATCCCTTTGCCGTGACCAGGGTGGATTACAACGAAGAAGAACCGCGCTGGCAGATTATGGGACACATAGGAACGGAGCTTTTGGTGTTGGCAGTGTATGCCATGAGAAACCGCAATGGCGAAGAGGTAATACGTATAATATCGGCACGGAAAGCAACATCGTAG
- a CDS encoding IS256 family transposase, protein MAYQSEYTLLEQVIQMLATKEDSKFSKVIEKVVNEAMKLERAKTLQAEPYERTEDRMGYANGFKNKTLALATGKVLLKIPQVRGLEFYPSCIEKGIRSERALKLAIAEMYVKGVSTRRVSDIVEILCGTEVSSSQVSRLAKELDEEATSWRSSPVGQIQYLVLDATYESVRVGSKVVKQSLLMAIGVDYEGKRQILGTEVANSEAEVNWRSFLEGLVRRGLHGLTMITSDDHAGLRAAIDAVFPGILWQRCQFHLQQNARGYVTRKDDVPAVAAEIRKVFNAPDEQNAERYLQSLVEKYEKTQPRLAQWADENLREGLSVFHIPENHRRKLRTSNLAERQMKEIKRRTKVVGVFPNADSLLRLAAAMLIEQNDQWQNEKRYLPESNDRPAFKEIYRKKVA, encoded by the coding sequence ATGGCCTACCAATCAGAGTATACACTTTTAGAGCAAGTGATCCAAATGTTAGCCACCAAGGAAGACAGTAAATTTTCTAAGGTGATAGAAAAGGTAGTGAACGAAGCAATGAAACTTGAGCGAGCCAAAACCCTTCAGGCCGAACCCTATGAGCGGACCGAAGATCGAATGGGCTACGCCAACGGGTTTAAGAACAAAACCTTGGCTTTGGCTACCGGGAAGGTATTACTCAAGATACCTCAAGTCCGCGGACTGGAATTCTATCCCAGCTGTATCGAAAAGGGTATTCGGAGTGAACGAGCCTTAAAACTTGCGATAGCCGAGATGTACGTAAAAGGGGTCAGTACTAGACGGGTTTCAGATATCGTAGAAATCCTATGCGGCACCGAGGTGAGCTCCTCACAGGTAAGTCGATTGGCGAAGGAGCTGGATGAAGAGGCAACATCCTGGCGATCCTCGCCGGTAGGACAAATACAGTATCTCGTGCTCGACGCTACATATGAATCAGTGCGTGTAGGCTCGAAAGTGGTCAAACAGTCCCTACTGATGGCCATAGGCGTCGATTATGAAGGCAAACGTCAGATTTTGGGCACAGAAGTAGCCAATAGCGAAGCGGAGGTAAATTGGCGATCGTTTCTAGAAGGCCTGGTTCGTAGAGGGCTCCATGGTCTGACCATGATTACCAGTGATGACCATGCGGGTCTTCGAGCAGCTATCGATGCTGTGTTTCCTGGAATCTTGTGGCAACGGTGTCAATTTCACTTGCAGCAAAATGCTCGTGGTTACGTGACAAGGAAAGACGATGTCCCGGCGGTAGCGGCGGAAATCCGCAAGGTTTTCAATGCCCCAGATGAACAGAACGCCGAAAGGTACTTGCAGAGCCTGGTAGAAAAGTATGAGAAGACCCAGCCCCGTCTTGCCCAGTGGGCTGATGAAAATCTCCGGGAGGGATTAAGCGTATTTCATATCCCGGAAAACCACAGGAGGAAGTTACGAACCTCAAATTTGGCTGAACGTCAAATGAAAGAAATAAAAAGGCGAACAAAGGTCGTAGGCGTATTCCCTAATGCCGATAGTTTGCTTCGCCTTGCGGCGGCCATGCTGATCGAACAGAACGATCAATGGCAGAATGAAAAACGGTACTTACCCGAGTCTAATGATCGCCCTGCTTTTAAAGAAATTTACAGAAAAAAGGTTGCTTAA
- a CDS encoding RHS repeat domain-containing protein has product MKLHSTVHKLDADGNAVAGSTLLSVTADSITVIALSGGRNEFYNYTPDGNRTQVSILAVTMESTFYRYYSDSDLIKVAGNTAYHYDENGNLLEKGNVWTESGDTVSITATGEYWKYEYDLLNRLTKVYQYNADSAAVELVVEYGYDVNNLRVYRKTSAGEITHFVFDLDGNRIEEHASTGSDYYVWRNGRHLARRTSDGITYFYSTDHVGSTVLMTDEAGAVVWSGEATPFGDQVSEDGALADSEELKYQGKDYDPLTSLVYMNARWYSPELGRFMSKDPARDGVNWFAFVGNNPLTFVDPTGLADIEADRINGDEFRDTDGDLRSPTYLNERLAEVMDSFVGGVYTLGGEKPSTDMDGGEGIDCSSAPLIAAERISGVGLRDRTADEIANDPDLVLPGKEEIGSMNAFDWKAGIDWSDSIDGPKFIGNGKIDHLTMNAPEAIEIHPSSVSGTITQRNQGALDKLAGSVKNIVFNWRYILGE; this is encoded by the coding sequence GTGAAGCTCCATTCTACGGTGCACAAGCTTGATGCAGACGGAAACGCGGTTGCGGGAAGTACCTTGTTGTCCGTTACTGCCGACTCGATTACTGTCATAGCCCTTTCTGGCGGACGGAATGAGTTCTACAACTATACCCCCGATGGTAATCGTACTCAGGTAAGTATCTTAGCGGTCACCATGGAAAGCACGTTCTACCGGTACTATTCGGATAGCGACTTAATAAAAGTTGCAGGGAATACGGCCTACCATTATGATGAGAACGGAAATCTACTAGAGAAGGGGAATGTCTGGACTGAATCGGGGGACACGGTAAGTATTACTGCAACCGGTGAGTACTGGAAGTACGAATATGATCTGTTGAACCGGCTTACGAAGGTGTACCAGTATAACGCCGACAGCGCGGCTGTTGAGCTCGTGGTTGAATACGGTTATGACGTAAACAACCTGCGGGTGTACCGCAAGACCTCCGCTGGCGAGATTACACACTTTGTCTTTGATCTTGACGGCAACCGGATAGAAGAACACGCAAGCACCGGATCGGATTACTACGTCTGGCGGAACGGGCGGCATCTGGCTCGGCGCACCAGTGACGGCATCACGTATTTCTACTCCACCGACCATGTGGGATCAACGGTGTTGATGACCGATGAAGCAGGCGCCGTGGTATGGAGCGGGGAAGCAACACCTTTCGGGGACCAGGTTTCTGAAGACGGGGCGCTTGCTGATTCTGAGGAGCTTAAGTACCAGGGCAAGGATTATGACCCGCTGACTTCGCTTGTGTACATGAATGCGAGGTGGTACAGCCCGGAACTCGGAAGGTTTATGTCAAAAGATCCGGCAAGAGACGGAGTGAACTGGTTTGCTTTTGTGGGGAATAATCCTTTGACGTTTGTGGATCCGACTGGGTTGGCTGATATAGAAGCCGATCGAATAAATGGGGATGAATTTCGTGATACGGATGGGGATCTAAGAAGTCCAACATACCTAAACGAGAGATTAGCTGAGGTAATGGATAGTTTTGTTGGAGGTGTGTATACACTCGGGGGTGAAAAGCCAAGTACCGATATGGATGGGGGTGAAGGGATAGATTGTTCTTCGGCTCCATTAATCGCTGCTGAAAGAATATCCGGTGTTGGTCTGAGGGATCGTACTGCAGATGAAATCGCGAACGATCCAGATTTGGTATTACCGGGTAAGGAAGAAATAGGCTCAATGAACGCATTTGATTGGAAGGCAGGTATTGATTGGTCTGATAGCATTGATGGTCCAAAATTTATAGGGAATGGAAAAATAGATCACCTTACCATGAATGCTCCTGAAGCGATTGAGATACATCCTTCTTCTGTCAGTGGTACGATAACGCAAAGAAATCAAGGTGCACTAGATAAATTGGCCGGTAGTGTTAAGAATATTGTCTTTAACTGGCGGTACATTTTAGGAGAGTAA